In the genome of Labeo rohita strain BAU-BD-2019 chromosome 2, IGBB_LRoh.1.0, whole genome shotgun sequence, the window AGATCCATGCTGTCTAAACTGGAATCCAGAATGGCTGTGCTGGAGAAGAGCCAGACACCGGCTGCAAAGACTGTTACTGTCACAAAGGTAGATGTGAGATCTTGATATCTATATAAGTCTGTTATCATGAGGCCGCCTTTGTGTATTAAACAAATTCAGCCATCATTCATAACCTGGGTATTGTTTTATTATCTGAAGGCTGCTCCTGTCCAGAAACCCAAGGTTGAGGAACATAACGGTGCTGACGACGACGACGACGACGACATTGACCTCTTTGGCAGTGATGAGGAAGATGAGGAGGCAGAGCGTATCAAAGAAGAGAGGGTGAAGGAATATGCCCAGAGGAAAGCCAAAAAACCAGCCCTCATTGCCAAATCCTCCATCCTGCTGGACGTCAAACCCGTAAGATGCCTTCAGCACTCACAAACTTGAAAATGTCAAGTAATTCCTCAgcttcaaatattatttttcattgatCAGTGGGACGACGAGACTGACATGTCCAAGCTGGAGGAGTGCGTGCGCTCAGTACAGATGGACGGCCTCCTGTGGGGAGCTTCTAAGCTGGTTCCTGTCGGCTACGGCATCAAAAAGCTGCAGATCAACTGCGTGGTAGAAGACGATAAAGTGGGAACAGACCTTCTGGAAGAAGAGATCACCAAATTTGAGGACTACGTAAGTGCACAATGTTTTTGGCTGAACCTGAGTCACGTTTCACCCCACATTGCTtcatatattgatattttataataatgtgtACGTTgcgaaatgtgtttttatttaattattcattgcTTAAcagtaattgtaataaaataatttatgaaattttatgaggaaaaattaactttataaaaataaagaaatagcttgaattaaatgttaaatgatcatgaaaaaaatataaaaattgcaataaaaacagAACACAGACATGGTCTCAAATATAGGCTTAGTTTATGCATTATATATGgtacatttaaaagcaaaaactgttttttaatagttattgtGTACATTTTGGTAAAACGCattataaaattagaaaaaaataataaattagagATAATTGTTGTAGAGAGAGATAATATTTGTAAAAGttattttgtagtttattaTAGTTACTTTATATTGCAGtaaaatactgattttataatgatatattaatacaacatttttataaaaatagagGACAAATTATGAGGACAAATGAACCGTTGCcgtgaaaataatgaaataaaacgattatatacatttattttttaaaactattatttttatattgattagatttaaaagaaaaaaaatataaaagtggttttatagttttattgttattttatattgcagtaagatattgatttttataataatttattaatacatttttataaaattggaCAAATTGAGTTCAAATGAACAGTTGCCAtgaaatgatgaaataaaataatctaaatttatattaaatgacactatgtaataaaataataataaaaaaatgttttatagtttattatagCTATTTTATGTAGCTGTACAATACAGATTTGATAATGatgtattaatacatttttataaaacaacaaattatgaGGACAAATGAACAGTTGCtgtgaaaataatgaaatgtatataaatttatattaaattgcattatattaattagataagaaatttattttatagtttattatagTTACTTTATGTGTGGTAAAATACTGATTTTTATAATGttgaattaatacatttttataaaaatacatttttataaaatattatattatagggACAACTGAACAGttaccatgaaaaaaaataaaacaattatataaatttatatgaaattatatataaataagatttttaaaaatatttataaaaataaattattttatagtttattaatatttgcaattgtatgcatttatttgttgcaTTATAGTactataataaaagtaataaaatcatTAGGGACagattgtgaggaaaaaaattatttaattgtcttgaaaataatgtaaatattaaattagatcAATTAGAATGTAAAAAGTTCATATAATTTATCTGTCTAATCAAATTTATTATGGTTGTGTTAAATATGAATGGACGTGTtcttgaccttttttttttttcacactttgATTATAAACTGTTAGGACAAATATCCATGTTTTTATTGACCAATACTACATTTTTTCCTCTATGTTGTAGGTCCAGAGTGTCGACATTGCTGCCTTCAACAAGATCTGAGCCTCTCGCCTCAAAGAAACCACCTCACACTGGGTTACTGCTGCTTTTATATCTCACGGTTACATTAAACTGTTCAGCCACGTAAACCAACTCACTGCATTGACTGTCTTTATTTGTACGAGATTTATACATGTCCTGGTTTACATAAGTTTCCATTAtatgcagcattttttttttcttttatttaaatggcaagctcacccaaaaatgaaaatggtcaTTCCAACAAAAAGATATATTGAGGTTAGAGTGCTACTTTTCATAACGTTGCATGGGCGGTTTAGCCTCTAAAAGAGAAGAACACAAAGGTGAGCAAATGAAAtgcttttgatttttgggtgaactgtttgtTGAAACAAAATGAGAGCAGAGAACGCGTAACTAAGCTGAAAAGCTGAAAGTTCGACAGAGTTTCAAAGTGCATCCAAGTCCGACCCAGAAACCAGGATAGAGAGGTTGAGTGAAAGTGGTTTGCTCACGATGCAGCAAAACCATAGTATCGTCTGCCAGAGATATGCAATAAAACGCCAGCGTTCCAGCCCCGTGATCGAGATACACGCCAACTCTGTGCGGAGCTGGAGTTTGTATTTCAACACTAAACTTATTGTGCCGGAACAAACAAAGAGAATCTGAAAAATCTAAGCTCCATGATTTTGAGCTGCATCCCAGTTTTTGGTCCATGTTCCCTCCAGTTTTGTAGGAAACGGCAATAGAAACTGCTCCACCGCCTCCCCGCTCCACCTCCCAATAGCAACGTCCAGACAGACCTTCGGTGCACAAGACTTGAGCCCAGCTGATGAAGCGCTCTGGGTGATCGGGATACGGCTGAGGCTCGTGGTCAGTCGTGACCTCTGTACGGTCTCCAGACAGGCGGAGGAAAGAGTTGGCGGTGTTTGGGTCTAATGTCAAATCACAGCagtctgaaaaacaaaagatacCTTACTAAGAAGTCTCAttaaagtccctttaaggcaactCATGCCACTTGTTCCACCAcagattaaattttaaaaaggtaattgtgactttttatctcaattccgaatttttctaaattctaagaattgtgagttggTATTTTGTAATTGAAAGTTATAtacttgtaattgtgactgAACATCTGACTTTtgttcagaattttttttaaggttttatctAGCAATTTCGATTgattaaactcgcaattgtgaactaacattcacaattctgactttttttcttagaattgtaagttggtatctcacaatttcaacCTTGCAATTtcgtttatatcttgcaattctgagaaaaagttacaattgcgagaagtcaaaattgcaaaaagcctacaaactcataattgtgaggaaGAGGTtgtgattctgagaaaaaagttataattgcaagatgtaaactcacaattgtgagaaacaatTGAGAAAAAGTTAGATGTGCCAGAAactgtaaaaattgtgagaatatTGAgctaaattctgagaaaagttacaattgtgagatatagtgAAAAttgtataaactcgcaattgcaagaagtcgctatgctgaaaaaaaagttttgcaagatgtaaaaatgaaacattgtgagatataaacaattctgagaaaaaaaaatagaattgtaagatgtaaactcaattgtgagatatgaactcagttgtcggatataaacaattctgtgACAAAacattagaattgtgagaaataatcAAAATTGCGAGCCTTCAAACTCACaatcacaaaaaaagtaaaaaatctgtagaaaaaaaacagaattgtgagatataaacaatccTGAGAAAAGAGTtataattgcaagatgtaaactcaaaattgtgagatataaacagttAAGAAAAAATTAGAAGTgcgaaaaacagtaaaaattacgAGAGCTTACAaactcaattgtgagaaaagttgcgattctgagaaaaaaagttagaactgcgagagtgtcaaaattgcaagagTCTCCAAACTCGTAGTTGCGTGAAAAAGTCAggattctgaggaaaaaatagatttgtaagatataaattgcgagatataaacaattctgagaaaagagttagaactgcaagaaatagtcaaaattgcaagcCTACAAATTCAAAATCATAAGAAAAAGTCACGGTTCACTTTATCACAATTCTCAGGTCataatttcaaaattgtgagaaataaaattgcaaCTCTGAATAAaagaaaggtcagaattgtgagaaagttgACTTTAGGTCACAATGGCCAGTTCACAATTttacaattgtgaaaaaaattgaggagaaaaaaagaggttagaaatgtgagatataaactctaagATGAAAGATCTTAGATAATTCTAAGatgaaaagtctgaattttgagaaataaactttcagttgtgagaaaaaaaggtgcaattagctttgtttatttattcattttatcctgtggcagaaatgggcttccatatctAACAAACAATTAGCCATTGGCTGTTTTATTTAGAAGGACTATTTCGCCATATTGTGCATCACACTTTTTCCCCATTCGTAAGTAATATGAGTGTACCGTCTTTGTATATGTAAAGTCTTTGGTCTCGTCAAAGAATTTCCCAAGAATAAACTCACACTGTAAGAAATCTCCTCTGGTCCTCGGCTCAGTCTGCTGTAAATGTCTATGGGCTGGAAAAGGTCAGGAAGGTGAGTTACGTCATATGAGTTTTGATTTACACTGGTAAACATGGGTGGGTTGATGCGGTTTGATGACTCACTTGCTGGGAGGGACGCAACTCTCCGTACCTGTATCAGTGTTCAACGAACAGCTCAGGGAGTTTTCAGCTGAGTGATCGTGCTCTTCATCAACTGTAAATATAAGGGTATCCGCTGTCAACAGACATTTGTGCATCAACAGATGACGTTGGTATTATTTGAAGCAGGTATCAGGTGTGGAGGAGTAggaaatgtcatttaaaaatgaacgaatcaGTTTAATTTggaaatgaaaatcattttggtaatcaaataaatatgctCAAAAGGGTAGTTAACCATAACGCTAAGTGTAGTGAATAAACGTAcgtttttaaactgcattttaaattcacttgccttttattatatatttaccaGTTACTTTTCTTCATCATTTAATTTACCtggtatttattattagaatttattattttttatatttatagtttttccATTTAtcttttactgtagttttaaaatattgttttaaatgtctactttttgtcagtttgtgaattgatctttttaaaacattttctttcccaaaataatttcaaattttcTTGATTTATTCTAATGATACTTCCAAATGTCATTCGATCTTGGGAATGTAAGTCattttggaaaacaaataactaaatGCACAAAAGGGTGGTTAACCATAacgctttaaaaaaataagtttttaaaatgcattttaaatacacttgcattttactatatatttattttatatagttacTATTCTTGATCATTTAATTTGCCtggtatttattattagaatttttttttcatgaaccttttattttagtttttatatattttaattgtctattttttttttttgtcagtttgtgaattgatttttttaaacgtttttttttttgtttttttttttgattgattgatttttgatttattttaatgatacgCCAAGATCATAGTCAGCAAGCTTTAAGTTATGGATCTAAAAAAGTATACAGTTACGAACAATTGTAACTTCTAGGTATTTGCTAAGTACTTTTCTTTATCTTAAACTCTGActggcatttattttttttaaataatttattatatttaactacatttttgtaataaattatgaacttcattttcatttttaagtattattttaaatgtctaattatttgtcatatttgtgatatttataatttattatttggattttttagtttttgtttttacatgttatttaactacattttctaatgAATTGTAAAGAATTATGAACATTTAATAATGATTAGTAATTATGTTATAAAACAGATTATAGTCAAAATGGCAAAAGCctacaaacttacaattgcgaggaaaaaaaatcacaaatctgagaaaaaagttagaattgcgagatgtaaactcaaaattgtaagatataaaatcaaaattgtgatataaaaaattgtgagggaaaaagtcaTAACTGCAAGACAAACttaattgtaagataaaaaaaaaattctaaattgtttatatctcacaatttggaccttttcttttcctcagaattgtgagaaaaaaactcacagttgcaagagaACAGCAAAATAGTAATGAATTatgaacatttaattaataattcaatcataaaacagattatttttaGTGCTGCCAAACGAGTAATCgggattaatcgcatacaaaataaaagtttgaatttgccatatatgtgtgtgtgctgtgtgcaatcattatgtaaataaaaatacacacaaattaatgtatatatttaagagaaatatttatgtacaaaatattttcatttatatataatataaatgatatacaaattataataaatacatatacttgtaaatatttcttaaatatatacatgaatgtgtttgcatttatatatatagacataataattacacacagtacacacacgtaTATCAGGCAAatgcaacttttattttgtatgcaattaatcatttgacagccctaattattttacattataaagtGATATTTTAAGTGTCTAATTTGTCATTtgtgatatttataatgtattattacatttttaaatgtgttaaatgtcTAATTACTTGTTGTTTggtgaaattattaaataattttaagtgtTTGTTCACAATTCCTTCAAGTATTTAAGCAGTAACTCCAAGTCCACCATagtcaactacactgtaaaaaacaatttgagtcaacttaaaataatttgtgacctggctgccttaaaattttaagttcagtcaactcaaaaaacgtttattc includes:
- the eef1da gene encoding eukaryotic translation elongation factor 1 delta a (guanine nucleotide exchange protein) isoform X4 — translated: MSGLQGLAQENIWFDKSRYDEAERRFYEGVNGIPQTSQSQNASKSEDQSELVSRLKSLELDNKNLHKVVDDLRSMLSKLESRMAVLEKSQTPAAKTVTVTKAAPVQKPKVEEHNGADDDDDDDIDLFGSDEEDEEAERIKEERVKEYAQRKAKKPALIAKSSILLDVKPWDDETDMSKLEECVRSVQMDGLLWGASKLVPVGYGIKKLQINCVVEDDKVGTDLLEEEITKFEDYVQSVDIAAFNKI
- the eef1da gene encoding eukaryotic translation elongation factor 1 delta a (guanine nucleotide exchange protein) isoform X1 — its product is MSGLQGLAQENIWFDKSRYDEAERRFYEGVNGIPQTSQERDASAILQDIAKARQNIQQSLAGVKTALQGSKGHARAQKPRERKTSQNASKSEDQSELVSRLKSLELDNKNLHKVVDDLRSMLSKLESRMAVLEKSQTPAAKTVTVTKAAPVQKPKVEEHNGADDDDDDDIDLFGSDEEDEEAERIKEERVKEYAQRKAKKPALIAKSSILLDVKPWDDETDMSKLEECVRSVQMDGLLWGASKLVPVGYGIKKLQINCVVEDDKVGTDLLEEEITKFEDYVQSVDIAAFNKI
- the eef1da gene encoding eukaryotic translation elongation factor 1 delta a (guanine nucleotide exchange protein) isoform X3; translated protein: MSGLQGLAQENIWFDKSRYDEAERRFYEGVNGIPQTSQVKTALQGSKGHARAQKPRERKTSQNASKSEDQSELVSRLKSLELDNKNLHKVVDDLRSMLSKLESRMAVLEKSQTPAAKTVTVTKAAPVQKPKVEEHNGADDDDDDDIDLFGSDEEDEEAERIKEERVKEYAQRKAKKPALIAKSSILLDVKPWDDETDMSKLEECVRSVQMDGLLWGASKLVPVGYGIKKLQINCVVEDDKVGTDLLEEEITKFEDYVQSVDIAAFNKI
- the eef1da gene encoding eukaryotic translation elongation factor 1 delta a (guanine nucleotide exchange protein) isoform X2, which translates into the protein MSGLQGLAQENIWFDKSRYDEAERRFYEGVNGIPQTSQERDASAILQDIAKARQNIQQSLAGSQNASKSEDQSELVSRLKSLELDNKNLHKVVDDLRSMLSKLESRMAVLEKSQTPAAKTVTVTKAAPVQKPKVEEHNGADDDDDDDIDLFGSDEEDEEAERIKEERVKEYAQRKAKKPALIAKSSILLDVKPWDDETDMSKLEECVRSVQMDGLLWGASKLVPVGYGIKKLQINCVVEDDKVGTDLLEEEITKFEDYVQSVDIAAFNKI